Proteins encoded within one genomic window of Macrotis lagotis isolate mMagLag1 chromosome 3, bilby.v1.9.chrom.fasta, whole genome shotgun sequence:
- the RIN1 gene encoding ras and Rab interactor 1, protein MDPAGVPTGPGTGSSSSTSSLARDPVYDIPEARGEQAGQVQGPGRMVSLRERLLLTQPVWLQLSANAAAALHVLQREPPGTFLVRKSNTRQCKVLCVRLPEASGPSFVSSHYIRETPEAVSLEGSDLSFPDLIQLISSSCHSRDILLLPLQLPRAIRRAATHKELEAISHLGMEFWNSSLNSKTHGSPAVPSAEAPPIPRLKPRSPEELDQGTRGALCFFNPLFPGDLGPAKREKFKRSFKVRVSTETSSPLSPPAVPPPPVPLAPGGPPSQTQTVPPRRLLRRESSGGYRVPGSAGSGEPPPSSLPSLREVDSGSPSSSEEEGDPPGGPTSSPHPGRRRRLLRSMSDAFCSLLAPERQVARAVTELARDRRTAAGQLIQDLLTQVRQGPEPQELQKVRGVLSQAQTLLVTELAQEKLLAEERLELVVEKSLHRSVLKPLRPLLLARLRLRFAQDGSLGRLAEGLQLAREQGPEAFGNGLSLPSPAETERIRQKLLKLLRGYSPKAKVTRLLQACKLLSKALRSWAGENAGADEFLPLLSAVLAQCDLPALLPEVEYVAELLEPRLLTGEGGYCLTSLAASLTLLASLGQSRGQSGGQSGAQGGGPSQELLRSLSLWGQRRLPPSPNFKHLLRVAYQDPTNGCTSKTLALPPGSSVATLCQLCAVKFRVSRPEAFALFLHDEKGPRRLPPETLPHDLSGPGYLIYRQVEGDPKAESGGPSAREEVPGAEGAAAGLDPEGGGGRMEVPEVEEGRGAEGGTAEQETEAGRAEGVSEGPEE, encoded by the exons ATGGATCCCGCCGGGGTGCCCACCGGCCCTGGCACTGGCAGTAGCAGCTCGACCTCCAG CCTGGCCAGAGACCCCGTCTATGACATCCCGGAGGCCAGGGGGGAGCAGGCCGGCCAGGTCCAGGGCCCCGGACGCATGGTGAGCCTGCGGGAGCGGCTGCTGCTCACCCAGCCTGTGTGGCTCCAGCTCAGTGCCAATGCTGCGGCTGCCCTCCACGTGCTACAGAGGGAGCCTCCTGGG ACATTCCTGGTTCGGAAATCCAACACCAGACAGTGTAAGGTCTTGTGTGTCCGGCTCCCAGAGGCCTCCGGCCCTTCCTTTGTCTCCAGCCACTACATCCGGGAAACCCCCGAGG CCGTGTCCCTGGAGGGCTCAGACCTCTCCTTCCCAGACCTCATCCAGCTCATTTCCAGTTCCTGCCACAGTCG GGACATCCTGCTCCTCCCCCTCCAACTGCCCAGAGCCATCCGCAGAGCCGCCACCCACAAAGAGCTAGAAGCTATATCTCACCTGGGAATGG aGTTTTGGAACTCCTCCCTGAACAGCAAGACCCATGGAAGCCCAGCAGTCCCTTCTGCCGAGGCCCCGCCAATTCCCCGGCTGAAGCCTCGGTCTCCTGAGGAGCTGGACCAGGGGACCAGGGGAGCCCTCTGCTTTTTCAACCCTTTGTTCCCTGGGGATCTGGGCCCAGCCAAACGGGAGAAATTCAAGAGGAGCTTCAAGGTTCGGGTGTCCACTGAGACCTCCAGCCCGTTGTCACCCCCTGCTGTCCCACCACCTCCTGTCCCACTGGCCCCGGGGGGTCCCCCCAGCCAGACCCAAACCGTGCCCCCTCGCAGGCTCCTGAGGAGGGAAAGCTCGGGGGGCTATCGGGTCCCGGGGAGTGCTGGCTCAGGCGAACCTCCTCCGTCCTCCCTGCCCTCCCTACGGGAGGTGGACAGCGGCTCCCCCAGCAGCTCTGAGGAGGAGGGGGACCCACCTGGGGGGCCGACCTCGTCCCCCCACCCAGGGCGCCGACGCCGGCTACTCCGGTCCATGAGTGACGCCTTCTGCTCCCTCCTGGCCCCCGAGAGGCAAGTGGCCCGGGCAGTGACGGAGCTGGCCCGGGACAGACGGACGGCCGCTGGGCAGCTGATCCAGGATCTGCTGACCCAGGTGCGCCAGGGCCCCGAGCCCCAGGAGCTCCAGAAGGTGCGGGGGGTGCTGAGCCAAGCTCAGACCCTCTTGGTGACTGAGCTGGCCCAGGAAAAGCTACTGGCTGAGGAGCGGCTAG AGCTGGTGGTAGAGAAGTCCCTGCACCGGTCAGTCCTGAAGCCCCTCAGGCCTCTCCTCCTGGCCCGCCTGCGTCTCCGCTTCGCCCAGGATGGCTCCTTGGGCCGGCTGGCAGAGGGCCTCCAGCTGGCGAGGGAGCAGGGGCCGGAAGCCTTCGGAAATGGCCTCAGTCTCCCCTCCCCAGCAGAGACTGAGCGCATCCGGCAGAAGCTGCTGAAGCTCCTCAGGGGCTACTCTCCCAAGGCCAAGGTCACCCGCCTTCTGCAGGCCTGCAAGCTGCTCTCCAAGGCCCTGAGGAGCTGGGCAG GAGAGAATGCCGGGGCCGACGAATTCCTGCCCCTGCTCAGTGCCGTCCTGGCCCAGTGTGACCTTCCGGCCCTGCTGCCCGAGGTGGAGTACGTGGCCGAGCTGCTGGAACCCCGGCTGCTCACAGGGGAGG GGGGCTACTGCCTCACCAGCCTGGCGGCCAGCCTGACCCTGCTGGCGAGTTTGGGCCAGAGCAGGGGCCAGAGCGGGGGCCAGAGCGGGGCCCAGGGCGGTGGTCCGTCCCAAGAGCTCCTGCGCTCCCTCAGCCTCTGGGGACAGCGAAGACTCCCACCCTCCCCGAACTTCAAG CACCTCCTTCGGGTGGCTTACCAGGACCCCACCAATGGCTGCACCTCCAAGACCTTGGCCCTGCCCCCAGGCTCCTCGGTGGCCACGCTCTGCCAGCTTTGTGCCGTCAAGTTCCGAGTATCAAGACCTGAAGCCTTCGCCCTCTTCCTGCATGATGAGAAAGGCCCCCGTCGCCTGCCCCCCGAGACCCTGCCCCATGACCTCTCGGGCCCTGGCTATCTCATCTACCGGCAGGTGGAAGGAGACCCCAAGGCTGAGAGTGGGGGACCTAGTGCCAGGGAGGAGGTTCCAGGGGCAGAGGGGGCAGCAGCAGGGCTGGAcccagagggaggaggagggaggatggAGGTGCCCGAGGTAGAAGAGGGCAGAGGGGCAGAAGGAGGCACTGCAGAGCAGGAGACAGAAGCAGGGAGAGCCGAAGGGGTATCCGAGGGCCCTGAGGAATGA